In Microbacterium laevaniformans, a single window of DNA contains:
- the rpsG gene encoding 30S ribosomal protein S7 — MPRKGPAPRRVVVNDPVYGAPIVTQLVNKILVDGKKSLAESIVYNALKGVEAKNGQDAVATLKKALDNVRPTLEVKSRRVGGSTYQVPVEVKPHRANTLALRWLVSYAKGRREKTMTERLQNEILDASNGLGAAVKRREDTHKMAESNRAFAHYRW; from the coding sequence ATGCCTCGCAAGGGACCCGCACCCCGCCGCGTCGTCGTCAACGACCCGGTCTACGGTGCTCCGATCGTCACCCAGCTGGTGAACAAGATCCTCGTCGACGGCAAGAAGTCGCTGGCCGAGTCGATCGTCTACAACGCCCTCAAGGGCGTCGAGGCGAAGAACGGCCAGGATGCCGTCGCAACGCTCAAGAAGGCGCTCGACAACGTCCGCCCCACCCTCGAGGTCAAGAGCCGCCGCGTCGGTGGCTCGACCTACCAGGTGCCGGTCGAGGTCAAGCCGCACCGCGCGAACACGCTCGCGCTGCGCTGGCTCGTCAGCTACGCGAAGGGTCGTCGTGAGAAGACGATGACCGAGCGTCTGCAGAACGAGATCCTCGACGCCTCGAACGGCCTGGGTGCCGCGGTCAAGCGCCGCGAAGACACCCACAAGATGGCCGAGTCGAACCGCGCCTTCGCGCACTACCGCTGGTAA
- the fusA gene encoding elongation factor G, whose protein sequence is MAQEVLTDLNKVRNIGIMAHIDAGKTTTTERILFYTGVNHKLGETHDGASTTDWMEQEKERGITITSAAVTCFWNKHQINIIDTPGHVDFTVEVERSLRVLDGAVAVFDGKEGVEPQSETVWRQADKYDVPRICFVNKMDKLGADFYFTVDTIVNRLGAKPLVLQLPIGAENDFLGVIDLVEMRALVWPGDAKGDVTMGAKYEVQEIPADLADRAAEYREKLLETVAESDEALLEKYFGGEELTLAEIKGAIRKLTVAGELYPVLCGSAFKNRGVQPMLDAVVDYLPSPLDVPAIEAHDPKDEEKIIERHPDANDPFAALAFKVAVHPFFGRLTYIRVYSGHLDSGAQVINSTKGKKERIGKIFQMHANKENPVDSVTAGNIYAVIGLKDTTTGDTLADPNEPVVLESMTFPEPVIEVAIEPKTKADQEKLGTAIQKLAEEDPTFRTELNPETGQTVIKGMGELHLDILVDRMKREFKVEANVGKPQVAYRETIKKAVERHDYTHKKQTGGSGQFAKIQFALEPLEVTADKTYEFENKVTGGRIPREYIEPTNQGFQDAMNVGVLAGYPVVGVKAILLDGASHDVDSSEMAFKIAGSMGFKEAIRKANPAILEPLMAVEVRTPEEYMGDVIGDLNSRRGQIQSMEDGSGIKIVRALVPLSEMFGYIGDLRSKTSGRAVYSMEFDSYAEVPKAVADEIVQKNKGE, encoded by the coding sequence GTGGCACAAGAAGTGCTCACCGACCTCAACAAGGTCCGCAACATCGGCATCATGGCGCACATCGATGCCGGCAAGACGACGACGACCGAGCGCATCCTGTTCTACACGGGTGTCAACCACAAGCTGGGCGAGACCCACGACGGCGCCTCGACCACCGACTGGATGGAGCAGGAGAAGGAGCGCGGCATCACGATCACGTCCGCCGCCGTGACCTGCTTCTGGAACAAGCACCAGATCAACATCATCGACACCCCCGGACACGTGGACTTCACGGTCGAGGTCGAGCGCTCGCTGCGCGTCCTCGACGGCGCCGTGGCCGTGTTCGACGGCAAGGAGGGCGTCGAGCCCCAGTCCGAGACGGTGTGGCGCCAGGCCGACAAGTACGACGTGCCCCGCATCTGCTTCGTCAACAAGATGGACAAGCTGGGCGCCGACTTCTACTTCACCGTCGACACGATCGTGAACCGCCTGGGCGCCAAGCCCCTCGTGCTTCAGCTTCCGATCGGCGCCGAGAACGACTTCCTGGGTGTCATCGACCTCGTCGAGATGCGCGCACTGGTGTGGCCCGGCGACGCCAAGGGCGATGTGACCATGGGCGCCAAGTACGAGGTCCAGGAGATCCCGGCCGACCTCGCCGACCGTGCTGCCGAGTACCGCGAGAAGCTGCTCGAGACGGTCGCCGAGTCCGACGAGGCGCTGCTGGAGAAGTACTTCGGTGGCGAGGAGCTCACGCTCGCCGAGATCAAGGGCGCCATCCGCAAGCTCACCGTCGCCGGCGAGCTGTACCCGGTGCTCTGTGGCTCGGCGTTCAAGAACCGCGGCGTGCAGCCGATGCTCGACGCGGTCGTGGACTACCTGCCCTCGCCCCTGGACGTGCCCGCCATCGAGGCGCACGACCCCAAGGACGAAGAGAAGATCATCGAGCGTCACCCCGACGCCAACGACCCGTTCGCGGCGCTCGCCTTCAAGGTCGCCGTGCACCCGTTCTTCGGTCGCCTGACCTACATCCGCGTCTACTCGGGTCACCTCGACTCGGGCGCGCAGGTCATCAACTCGACCAAGGGCAAGAAGGAGCGCATCGGGAAGATTTTCCAGATGCACGCCAACAAGGAGAACCCGGTCGACTCGGTCACCGCGGGCAACATCTACGCCGTGATCGGCCTGAAGGACACCACCACCGGTGACACCCTCGCCGACCCGAACGAGCCCGTCGTCCTCGAGTCGATGACCTTCCCCGAGCCCGTCATCGAGGTCGCCATCGAGCCGAAGACCAAGGCCGACCAGGAGAAGCTGGGCACCGCGATCCAGAAGCTGGCCGAAGAGGACCCGACCTTCCGCACCGAGCTCAACCCCGAGACCGGTCAGACGGTCATCAAGGGCATGGGCGAGCTGCACCTCGACATCCTCGTCGACCGCATGAAGCGCGAGTTCAAGGTCGAGGCCAACGTCGGAAAGCCGCAGGTGGCGTACCGCGAGACGATCAAGAAGGCCGTCGAGCGTCACGACTACACCCACAAGAAGCAGACCGGTGGTTCGGGTCAGTTCGCGAAGATCCAGTTCGCGCTCGAGCCGCTCGAGGTCACGGCCGACAAGACGTACGAGTTCGAGAACAAGGTCACCGGTGGCCGTATCCCGCGCGAGTACATCGAGCCGACCAACCAGGGCTTCCAGGACGCGATGAACGTGGGTGTCCTCGCCGGCTACCCCGTCGTCGGTGTCAAGGCGATCCTGCTCGACGGTGCCTCGCACGACGTCGACTCGTCCGAGATGGCGTTCAAGATCGCCGGTTCCATGGGCTTCAAGGAGGCCATCCGCAAGGCGAACCCCGCCATCCTCGAGCCGCTCATGGCGGTCGAGGTGCGCACGCCCGAGGAGTACATGGGCGACGTCATCGGCGACCTGAACTCGCGTCGTGGCCAGATCCAGTCGATGGAGGACGGGTCGGGCATCAAGATCGTGCGCGCCCTCGTCCCGCTGTCGGAGATGTTCGGCTACATCGGCGACCTGCGCTCGAAGACCTCGGGTCGGGCCGTGTACTCGATGGAGTTCGACTCGTACGCGGAGGTCCCCAAGGCCGTCGCCGACGAGATCGTCCAGAAGAACAAGGGCGAGTAA
- the rpsL gene encoding 30S ribosomal protein S12, which translates to MPTIQQLVRKGRTPKVTKTKAPALKANPQQAGVCTRVYTTTPKKPNSAMRKVARVKLRNGTEVTAYIPGEGHNLQEHSLVLVRGGRVKDLPGVRYKIVRGALDTQAVKNRKQARSRYGAKKG; encoded by the coding sequence GTGCCAACCATTCAGCAGTTGGTTCGCAAGGGACGTACGCCCAAGGTCACCAAGACCAAGGCGCCCGCCCTGAAGGCGAACCCGCAGCAGGCGGGTGTCTGCACCCGCGTGTACACGACCACGCCCAAGAAGCCGAACTCGGCCATGCGCAAGGTCGCCCGTGTCAAGCTTCGCAACGGCACCGAGGTCACGGCCTACATCCCGGGTGAGGGCCACAACCTGCAGGAGCACTCGCTCGTGCTCGTCCGTGGAGGCCGTGTCAAGGACCTCCCCGGTGTCCGCTACAAGATCGTTCGCGGCGCCCTGGACACCCAGGCAGTCAAGAACCGCAAGCAGGCCCGTAGCCGCTACGGCGCCAAGAAGGGCTGA
- a CDS encoding FHA domain-containing protein produces MNAPIGDSVGALLGLVALAAGLALYVWTALALAAMFRKMGEAPYKGWVPVLNVATVLGWGGFSPWLILIGLFPVLGPIALWVLVIISAHRINPGFGYGGGMTVLAAVLFVVWASILGFGPSRWLGARASGAAAASREQPRASLGGVFADLAPTPQEAAVVSELPPGPAPLAAAPDAAAPAGRSEGAREDDDDLARLFAPPEAAAAPAWTPPETTVPPSPASPAAAPPAAPPSADAVPTARAAGAVDADALDDPAASPSPSPSPAAVVRPPAPAPVSASAAVRAGEAVDDDAAWPSEIDDVSAIAPSPFPPSSGAGWRHAMPPVTDDAPIDFVPGRRSTALPSPHDAAEATGAEAPAPRVSAAAAAARASHGPSADTASDIPVSAAPGSAPAPAADPAPAPEVTPDAAEPPLRRARPWPAFAVAPNEPDGFPELSGEVSAVIGSPAAGSPRSAAGAVAAQHLRGESADDDIDQTVITRRVRAAVWQLVPASGAPVAITADVVILGRRPAADAAFPKAQLIAVAGEALTVSKTHARLERHDEVWTITDLASTNGVLVRTFMGEEVEVEPGSKIDAGERFFLGDEEFHLARIER; encoded by the coding sequence ATGAACGCACCCATCGGCGACTCCGTCGGCGCTCTGCTGGGCCTCGTCGCCCTCGCGGCGGGCCTCGCCCTGTACGTCTGGACCGCCCTGGCCCTGGCCGCGATGTTCCGCAAGATGGGCGAGGCCCCCTACAAGGGGTGGGTGCCCGTCCTCAACGTCGCCACCGTGCTCGGGTGGGGAGGGTTCAGTCCGTGGCTCATCCTGATCGGTCTGTTTCCGGTGCTCGGGCCGATCGCGCTGTGGGTGCTGGTGATCATCTCGGCTCACCGGATCAATCCGGGCTTCGGATACGGCGGTGGCATGACCGTCCTCGCGGCGGTGCTGTTCGTCGTCTGGGCGAGCATCCTCGGTTTCGGACCCTCGCGGTGGCTCGGCGCGCGCGCGAGCGGCGCGGCGGCGGCCTCGCGCGAGCAGCCCCGCGCGAGCCTCGGGGGAGTGTTCGCCGACCTGGCGCCGACCCCGCAGGAGGCCGCGGTCGTGTCTGAGCTGCCTCCGGGGCCGGCGCCCCTGGCGGCAGCGCCCGACGCGGCCGCGCCCGCCGGGCGCTCCGAGGGGGCGCGCGAGGACGACGACGACCTGGCACGGCTCTTCGCGCCCCCGGAGGCCGCCGCCGCGCCGGCGTGGACACCGCCGGAGACGACGGTGCCGCCCTCGCCCGCGTCGCCCGCAGCCGCACCGCCCGCAGCGCCGCCCTCCGCAGACGCGGTCCCCACCGCGCGCGCCGCGGGAGCCGTCGACGCCGATGCGCTCGATGATCCTGCCGCGTCGCCGTCGCCGTCGCCGTCGCCGGCCGCCGTGGTCCGCCCGCCGGCGCCGGCGCCCGTGTCGGCATCCGCCGCCGTCCGCGCCGGAGAAGCCGTCGACGACGACGCGGCCTGGCCATCGGAGATCGACGACGTCTCGGCGATCGCGCCGTCCCCGTTCCCGCCCAGCTCGGGCGCCGGCTGGCGCCACGCCATGCCGCCGGTCACCGACGATGCGCCCATCGACTTCGTGCCGGGCCGCCGCAGCACCGCGCTGCCGTCGCCGCACGACGCCGCCGAGGCGACGGGGGCCGAGGCACCCGCGCCGCGGGTGTCCGCCGCCGCAGCGGCGGCGCGCGCCTCGCATGGCCCCTCGGCCGACACGGCCTCGGACATCCCTGTCTCCGCGGCACCCGGGTCCGCGCCCGCCCCCGCAGCGGACCCCGCCCCCGCGCCCGAGGTCACGCCCGACGCGGCGGAGCCGCCGCTGCGCCGCGCGCGACCGTGGCCGGCGTTCGCGGTCGCTCCGAACGAGCCCGACGGCTTCCCGGAGCTGTCGGGCGAGGTGTCGGCGGTCATCGGCTCTCCGGCTGCGGGATCGCCGCGTTCGGCCGCGGGCGCGGTCGCCGCCCAGCACCTCCGCGGCGAGAGCGCCGACGACGACATCGACCAGACGGTCATCACGCGGCGGGTTCGCGCGGCGGTGTGGCAGCTCGTCCCGGCATCCGGTGCGCCGGTCGCGATCACGGCAGACGTCGTCATCCTCGGGCGCCGCCCGGCCGCCGACGCGGCCTTCCCGAAGGCCCAGCTCATCGCCGTTGCCGGCGAGGCCCTCACCGTGTCCAAGACCCACGCCCGTCTCGAACGGCACGACGAGGTCTGGACGATCACCGATCTGGCCTCGACGAACGGGGTGCTCGTTCGCACCTTCATGGGCGAGGAGGTCGAGGTGGAGCCGGGCTCGAAGATCGACGCGGGGGAGCGGTTCTTCCTCGGCGACGAGGAGTTCCACCTCGCGCGCATCGAACGCTGA
- the tuf gene encoding elongation factor Tu has protein sequence MAKAKFERTKPHVNIGTIGHVDHGKTTLTAAISKVLADKYPSATNVQRDFASIDSAPEERQRGITINISHVEYETPKRHYAHVDAPGHADYIKNMITGAAQMDGAILVVAATDGPMAQTREHVLLAKQVGVPYLLVALNKSDMVDDEEILELVELEVRELLSSQDFDGDNAPVVRVSGLKALEGDEKWVESIVELMNAVDESIPDPVRDKDKPFLMPIEDVFTITGRGTVVTGRAERGTLAINSEVEIVGIRPTQKTIVTGIEMFHKQLDEAWAGENCGLLLRGTKRDDVERGQVVAKPGSVTPHTDFEGTAYILSKEEGGRHNPFFTNYRPQFYFRTTDVTGVITLPEGTEMVMPGDTTEMTVELIQPIAMEEGLGFAIREGGRTVGAGTVTKILK, from the coding sequence GTGGCCAAGGCCAAGTTCGAGCGGACCAAGCCGCACGTCAACATCGGAACGATCGGTCACGTCGACCACGGCAAGACCACGCTCACCGCTGCGATCTCGAAGGTGCTCGCCGACAAGTACCCGTCGGCGACCAACGTGCAGCGTGACTTCGCGTCGATCGACTCGGCTCCCGAAGAGCGTCAGCGTGGTATCACGATCAACATCTCGCACGTCGAGTATGAGACCCCGAAGCGCCACTACGCGCACGTCGACGCGCCCGGCCACGCCGACTACATCAAGAACATGATCACCGGTGCCGCTCAGATGGACGGCGCGATCCTCGTGGTCGCCGCCACCGACGGCCCGATGGCGCAGACGCGCGAGCACGTGCTGCTCGCCAAGCAGGTCGGCGTGCCCTACCTGCTCGTGGCGCTCAACAAGAGCGACATGGTCGACGACGAGGAGATCCTGGAGCTCGTCGAGCTCGAGGTCCGTGAGCTGCTCAGCTCGCAGGACTTCGACGGCGACAACGCCCCGGTCGTTCGAGTCTCGGGCCTGAAGGCTCTCGAGGGCGACGAGAAGTGGGTCGAGTCGATCGTCGAGCTGATGAACGCCGTCGACGAGTCCATCCCGGACCCGGTGCGCGACAAGGACAAGCCCTTCCTCATGCCCATCGAGGACGTCTTCACGATCACCGGTCGTGGCACGGTCGTCACGGGCCGCGCCGAGCGTGGCACGCTGGCCATCAACTCCGAGGTCGAGATCGTCGGCATCCGCCCGACGCAGAAGACGATCGTCACCGGTATCGAGATGTTCCACAAGCAGCTCGACGAGGCCTGGGCCGGCGAGAACTGTGGTCTGCTGCTTCGCGGCACCAAGCGTGACGACGTCGAGCGTGGTCAGGTCGTCGCCAAGCCGGGTTCGGTCACGCCGCACACCGACTTCGAGGGCACCGCGTACATCCTCTCCAAGGAGGAGGGTGGCCGTCACAACCCGTTCTTCACGAACTACCGCCCGCAGTTCTACTTCCGCACCACCGACGTCACCGGCGTCATCACGCTGCCCGAGGGCACCGAGATGGTCATGCCCGGCGACACCACGGAGATGACGGTCGAGCTCATCCAGCCGATCGCCATGGAAGAGGGCCTCGGCTTCGCGATCCGTGAGGGTGGCCGCACCGTCGGTGCCGGTACCGTCACGAAGATCCTGAAGTAA